The following are encoded together in the Salvia hispanica cultivar TCC Black 2014 chromosome 6, UniMelb_Shisp_WGS_1.0, whole genome shotgun sequence genome:
- the LOC125194910 gene encoding uncharacterized protein LOC125194910, producing MADHGEDDPELATLTAHADGDPPQAIVVTPGQTACDVKPHVIAILPTYCGKSYEGPYEFLNEFCKICKAQRRPAGASEDDYRLKALPFVLKGEANTWFMRLPADSINTWADFKSVFLAEFFPSSKTSALKRKISCIRQEYDETLSEYWEKYMSLLESCPNHRMKEIEVHHTFYEGMNKETKDLANSSSGGDFTQLRVSEAKKVLRKLLNAKKTYDNARDGKKPASSEPKLSKPEPEPYLCATPSAKLSNQNQNQNQNQFNPGPQHNTHHQNQSQYQHNHDQYNPPAQYNQYPPNQNQQNFSGYQSNPPPQYNQHQSSNQFHQPNRSRSNETMQVQSAQKEHRANMDMMNRQLAQLANSVGEMKGNSGKLPSIVHVPEKANVSKITLRSGTAYNGPQLKNPVGESSREGSSREGLCLRWRIRFF from the exons ATGGCTGACCATGGTGAGGACGATCCCGAGCTCGCAACACTTACCGCACACGCCGACGGAGATCCCCCACAAGCCATAGTGGTCACCCCAGGCCAGACCGCCTGTGATGTGAAACCCCACGTTATCGCAATCTTACCGACTTACTGTGGGAAGAGCTACGAGGGACCATACGAAttcttaaatgagttctgcaaAATCTGTAAGGCACAGAGGCGGCCAGCAGGAGCGAGCGAGGACGATTACAGACTGAAAGCCCTGCCCTTTGTCCTGAAGGGAGAGGCCAACACTTGGTTCATGCGCCTGCCAGCCGACTCTATCAATACATGGGCCGATTTCAAGTCAGTTTTCCTAGCCGAGTTCTTCCCGTCTTCAAAGACAAGCgcattgaagaggaaaatatcgtgcataaggcaagaatatgatgaaaccCTGAGCGAGTACTGGGAGAAGTACATGAGCCTTCTGGAGTCATGccccaaccatcgcatgaaggagatagaggtgcACCACACCTTCTATGAAGGGATGAACAAGGAAACCAAGGATCTGGCGAATTCATCATCTGGAGGCGATTTCACCCAGTTGAGAGTAAGTGAAGCCAAGAAGGTGTTACGTAAGCTGTTGAATGCAAAGAAGACATACGACAACGCTAGAGATGG GAAGAAACCAGCATCCTCAGAACCAAAGCTCTCAAAACCAGAACCCGAACCCTACCTATGTGCCACCCCATCAGCGAAACTCtcaaaccaaaaccaaaaccaaaaccaaaaccaattTAACCCAGGGCCTCAACATAACACCCACCACCAAAACCAAAGTCAGTACCAGCACAACCACGACCAGTATAACCCTCCTGCCCAGTATAACCAGTACCCACcgaaccaaaaccaacaaaatttctcaGGCTACCAGTCAAACCCACCACCTCAGTATAACCAGCACCAGAGCTCAAACCAATTCCATCAGCCAAACAGGTCGAGGAGTAATGAAACAATGCAAGTGCAAAGTGCCCAGAAGGAGCATAGGGcaaatatggatatgatgaaCAGGCAGTTGGCCCAGCTCGCTAACTCGGTGGGCGAAATGAAAGGGAACTCAGGGAAACTCCCATCTATAGTCCATGTACCTGAAAAGGCAAATGTGAGCAAAATTACACTGCGGTCCGGGACAGCCTATAATGGACCTCAGCTCAAGAACCCTGTTGGGGAGTCTAGTAGAGAGGGGTCTAGTAGAGAAGGCCTCTGCCTCAGATGGAGGATCCGTTTTTTCTAA
- the LOC125194909 gene encoding uncharacterized protein LOC125194909 — protein MPPRRNNRQPTTPPSSEESVTQSIQTPPPPPPPVNREIVKLFLEQKPPVFDGLGQPAKAESWIRAIERIFAILGCNDRERMSCVTHQLIEAVDFWWDTRTKTLTRDQVGAMTWEDFKTELYKKYVPKSYRKAKASEFHNLTQGHMTVTEYDRALNSMRP, from the coding sequence ATGCCGCCAAGACGCAATAACCGTCAACCGACAACTCCGCCTTCGAGCGAGGAGAGTGTGACGCAGTCAATTCAGACACCGCCGCCTCCCCCACCCCCGGTTAATCGGGAAATAGTGAAGTTGTTCTTGGAACAGAAACCACCTGTGTTTGATGGACTTGGACAACCGGCCAAGGCTGAATCATGGATCCGCGCGATAGAGCGTATCTTCGCAATCTTGGGATGCAATGATAGGGAACGGATGAGTTGCGTTACTCACCAACTAATCGAAGCAGTCGACTTTTGGTGGGATACTAGAACGAAGACCTTGACGCGAGACCAAGTAGGGGCAATGACGTGGGAAGATTTCAAGACTGAATTGTACAAAAAGTATGTGCCGAAGAGCTACCGGAAAGCAAAGGCATCCGAGTTCCACAATCTGACTCAAGGACACATGACTGTGACTGAGTACGATCGAGCGCTCAACAGCATGCGCCCCTGA